The Rhizobium sp. CCGE531 genomic sequence ATTCGGTCCTGCAGGACACGCGCCGCCTCGAGGACTCGGTCTATTCGCTGCAGCTCGTTCTGGCGGATTTCAACGCTAACACGAATAAGGACAATCTCGTCCGCCTGCGTCAGGAAATCTCCAAGCTGGGCGGCGATATCGATACGCTGAACCAGAGCGCCAAGAGCATGGATTTCGCCAGCGACATCGATGCAGCCATTCGCCCGGGGATCAAGTCGATGGACGAAGCCGGCGGCAAGCTGGTCGACACCATCACGCAGCGCATCGGCGAATATGCGAGCGCCCGCCAGCAGCTCGATCAAGTCTGGAGCCAGCTCACAGCCTTCGCCGAAACGCAGAAGCAGAGCGCGGGCACCGAGCGCAATCAGGCGAATTACATCTCCATCCTGGCAACCGCCCTAGGCATCATCCTCTCGGTTGCCGGCGGCATCGCGCTCGTCCTGACGCTGCAGCGCCCGATCGGCCAGATCACCGCCGCCATGCGCCGCATCGCCGACGGCATGCTGGAAACAGCGATTTCCGGCGAGCAGCGCCGTGATGAAATCGGCGACATGGCCCGCGCCCTCGGCATCTTCAAGGACAACGCCATCTCGAAGATCCGCATCGAGGAGCAGAGCGACGAGGAGCGTACCGCCGCGGAACACGAGCGCCAGCGCAACGACGCCGAAAAGCGCGAGCTCGATCGCCAGATCGACTATGCCGTCAGCGAGCTTGCGGCCGGCCTCGGCCGCCTCGCCCAGGGCGACATCTCCTCGACCATAGAAACGCCTTTCATCGGCCGTCTCGAGCAGCTCCGTCAGGACTTCAACAGCTCGCTCTCGCGTCTTCAGGAAACGCTGAGCCAGGTGCGCGACAATGTCGAGATGATCCAGAGCAACGGCAACCAGATGGCCGCCTCCGCCGAGGATTTGTCGAAGCGTACAGAGCAGCAGGCTGCTTCGCTGGAGCAGACCGCTGCCGCCGTCGACCAAATCACCAACACGGTCCGCTCCTCCGCCGAACGTGCCAAGGATGCGGATGCGATCGTGCGCGAGGCCAAGCGCAGCGCCGATGACAGCTCCGTCGTCGTCGGCAACGCCATCGATGCGATGTCGCGCATCGAGGACGCTTCCCGCCGGATCGAGCAGATCATCGGCGTCATCGACGAGATCGCCTTCCAGACCAATCTTCTGGCGCTCAATGCCGGCATCGAGGCCGCCCGCGCCGGCGATGCCGGTAAAGGTTTCGCTGTTGTCGCCATGGAGGTGCGCGAGCTGGCACAGCGTTCTGCCGCTGCCGCCAAGGAAATCAAGGGGCTGATTAACAAGTCGACCGAGGAGGTCGCCTCCGGTTCGCAGTTCGTGCAGGAGGCCGGCTCGGTGCTGGCGCAAATCAGCAGCCAGATCGTGACGATCAGCCAGCATGTGGAAATGATCGCCCATGCCAGCCACGATCAGGCGAGCGCCCTGCAGGAGGTCAATTCCTCGGTCAATCACATGGACCAGATGACGCAGCAGAATGCCGGCATGGTAGAGGAAACCACGGCCGCAAGCCGCGAGCTGGCCTCCGAAGCCGACGCCCTGTTGCACCTGATCCAGCAGTTCAAGATCGAGGCCGGATACAGCGCGAGCTATATCCGGGAACAAGCAGCCTGACCGCTGCAACTGTTGCTATCACAGGCGGATCGGCCAAGTTCTGGCCGGTCCGCCTTTTCCGTTGGCTTGTGATGGGCGCTTGACGCGGAGATCATCCGTCCGATCCATAGGAAGAGGCGCGGCGTCTCGCGCCCGTAGTCGAGGTAGAAGAGATCCTCCTTCTGGCGCCATTGCTCTTCGCGCGCCCGGCTTTGTATTTCGATGGCCTTGGCCAAAGCGATGCTATCCATCATGAGATGTCTCCTGGTTTGAGGCATCCCTTTAACTACACATGAGAATTTGCTTTATAAACAGCCGTTTTCGCCATATGTTTTTCAATTATGAAAAACACGACATGGGATTCCTACCGGCTCTTTCTTGATGTCGCCCGCGGCGGTGGCCTGACGGGGGCGGTCGCTTCGAGCGGCCTGAGCCCGGCAACGATCGGCCGGCGGATGCTGGAGCTGGAGGGGCAGATCGGCCGCCAGCTCTTCGAACGCAGCCAGGCCGGCTACACGCTGACCGGCGATGGTCAGGCGCTGTTCGATCAGCTGCTGGAGATGGAAGCCGCCGCCCGCAAGGTCGACAACTGGCAGCGCGATGCCCAGGGCATGTCCGTCGTCCGCATCGCTGCCGGCACATGGGTCGGCTGGTTGCTCAGCCAGAACATGCCGACGATCTGTTCGGAGCGGGACGGATTCCGCATCGATTTGCATCTCGGCGAGCGTCGCGCCAGCCTTGCCCATCGCGAGAGCGATATCGGCATCCGTGCCTTCGAGCCGGAGGAGACCAATCTCGCGGCCATCAAGACCGGTGATGTCGCCTATGCCGCCTATCAGGCCCGCAATATGCGCTTTGCAGGCCCGCAGCGCTGGATCGCGGTGGCGGAGGAGGAGGCGGTGTCGGCCTATCTGCGCTGGCCCTATCAAAACAGGCGGGAGGAGATCGCCTTCACGGTCAGCCGCCCGCGCTCTCTTCATGATCTTGTGCTTGCGGGGTCGGGCATTGCGGTTCTGCCCTGCTTCGTCGGCGATCAGGAGCCGAGGCTGGAACGGGTTGGCGAGGAAATCCCGTCTCTCCGTCACCGGCAATGGATCGTCATGAACAATGCCGATCGCCACCGCAGGGAAATCCGCACCGTGGTCGACCGCATGGCCAAGCTATTGAAAAGCCACGCCGAGCTTTTTGCGGGAAAGCGCCCGACCTATGCATAAGGTATTGCCGGGAAGGCTGCTTTCCTCTGCGCGGATGTGTCTTGCGGACGACGGACGGCAAAAATGCGAAAGAGTGCGAGCCCACGCTTTTCCCCTTGTCGCCTTCTGATTTCCTTTCTAGTCTAACGGGAAAAACAGAGGGTTGGGTGTCGCCTGGATGCCCTTGAACAAAACAGGAGAGACTATGAAGTCCATGTTCGCACGGCTTGCAGCAACGGCGTTCGCGGTGGTTTCGCTGGCAACGGTCGCTCAGGCAGAAGACAAAGTCGTCAATATCTACAACTGGTCGGATTACATCGATAATTCGATCCTGTCGGATTTCACCAAGGAAACCGGCATCAAGGTCGTCTACGACACGTTCGACCAGAACGAGACCTTGGAAACCAAGCTGCTCGCGGGCAAGACCGGCTACGACGTCGTCGTCCCGACGGCCTATTTCCTGCAGCGCCAGATCAAGGCCGGCGTCTTCCAGAAGCTCGACAAGTCCAAACTGCCTAATATCTCCAACATGTGGGATACGGTGCAGCAGCGCATCGCCACCTACGATCCCGGCAACCAGTACGCCATCGACTATATGTGGGGTACCAGCGGCGTCGGCTACAACGTCGACAAGGTGAAGCAGATCCTCGGATCCGATGAGGCGCCCGACATCGACGTGATCTTCGATCCCAAGCTCGCCGCCAAGTTCAAGGATTGCGGCATCTACATGCTGGATTCGCCGACCGACGTCATTCCGGCGGCCCTGCGCTATCTGGGCCTCGACCCGAATTCGACCAAGCAGGAAGACTTCAAGAAGGCCGAAGAGCTTTTGACGTCGATCCGGCCGTTCGTGCGCAAGTTCCACTCCTCCGAATACATCAATGCGCTCGCTAACGGCGATATCTGCATCGCCTTCGGCTATTCCGGCGACGTGCTGCAGGCACGCAACCG encodes the following:
- a CDS encoding LysR family transcriptional regulator, translated to MKNTTWDSYRLFLDVARGGGLTGAVASSGLSPATIGRRMLELEGQIGRQLFERSQAGYTLTGDGQALFDQLLEMEAAARKVDNWQRDAQGMSVVRIAAGTWVGWLLSQNMPTICSERDGFRIDLHLGERRASLAHRESDIGIRAFEPEETNLAAIKTGDVAYAAYQARNMRFAGPQRWIAVAEEEAVSAYLRWPYQNRREEIAFTVSRPRSLHDLVLAGSGIAVLPCFVGDQEPRLERVGEEIPSLRHRQWIVMNNADRHRREIRTVVDRMAKLLKSHAELFAGKRPTYA
- a CDS encoding HAMP domain-containing methyl-accepting chemotaxis protein, with the protein product MFIDKILSRFKIKTKVLIFVLPFVISISAVGLTGLYASGLLQGRMEISNSVLQSLTGFKNLYGSMDDFLRITNAQQRDKLYEYIKSQQGVLNATLGQLGADADGRDDLTEATAKTADMANLVGRLWTLHEQEVSLRKTIDDAQRALISARFNVNFNSQQLEDRMRQDQADATSTLRSADRLLKGGDMLASVAEDFNKAATPADKVKLLKDRLTDLNKAQRSIDLALPQNQKSVVQSLVGTIKDLAAFTESTDVPTDDTITSIGRLLSRFRQTSTYTQLAATQMMRQATTTFVSLDARVAQTNSVLQDTRRLEDSVYSLQLVLADFNANTNKDNLVRLRQEISKLGGDIDTLNQSAKSMDFASDIDAAIRPGIKSMDEAGGKLVDTITQRIGEYASARQQLDQVWSQLTAFAETQKQSAGTERNQANYISILATALGIILSVAGGIALVLTLQRPIGQITAAMRRIADGMLETAISGEQRRDEIGDMARALGIFKDNAISKIRIEEQSDEERTAAEHERQRNDAEKRELDRQIDYAVSELAAGLGRLAQGDISSTIETPFIGRLEQLRQDFNSSLSRLQETLSQVRDNVEMIQSNGNQMAASAEDLSKRTEQQAASLEQTAAAVDQITNTVRSSAERAKDADAIVREAKRSADDSSVVVGNAIDAMSRIEDASRRIEQIIGVIDEIAFQTNLLALNAGIEAARAGDAGKGFAVVAMEVRELAQRSAAAAKEIKGLINKSTEEVASGSQFVQEAGSVLAQISSQIVTISQHVEMIAHASHDQASALQEVNSSVNHMDQMTQQNAGMVEETTAASRELASEADALLHLIQQFKIEAGYSASYIREQAA
- a CDS encoding polyamine ABC transporter substrate-binding protein encodes the protein MFARLAATAFAVVSLATVAQAEDKVVNIYNWSDYIDNSILSDFTKETGIKVVYDTFDQNETLETKLLAGKTGYDVVVPTAYFLQRQIKAGVFQKLDKSKLPNISNMWDTVQQRIATYDPGNQYAIDYMWGTSGVGYNVDKVKQILGSDEAPDIDVIFDPKLAAKFKDCGIYMLDSPTDVIPAALRYLGLDPNSTKQEDFKKAEELLTSIRPFVRKFHSSEYINALANGDICIAFGYSGDVLQARNRATEAKNGVNISYSIPKKGAQMWFDVMAIPADAPHVEEAHIFLNYIMKPEVIAKASDTTTYANGNKASQQFVSKDVLEDPAVYPTDAVREKLFTLTPWDAKTQRVATRSWTKVTTGQ